DNA sequence from the Phacochoerus africanus isolate WHEZ1 unplaced genomic scaffold, ROS_Pafr_v1 Scaffold_55, whole genome shotgun sequence genome:
tatatttgagAAAAGGTATTTCAAAGTATAACCACTagataaaatgagtttgaaataCCCCAATTCAGGAGTTTTAGCCTATGAATACTTGATGACTTTTCAGTGAATAAACATCATATCACTGTGTCTCTAGAAACCTCTCTATAATTTTGATCTGAGCTGAGATATGCATCCTAACTCTGTCTCAAGTGACTTTAAAACTGTGATGAcccaaggacgcaggttcgatccctgacctgccagagggggttaaaggatccagcattgccactgcagcataggttgcaactgtggcttgggtctgatctctggctgaaggaactccacatgccacagggtggccaataaggaaacaaacaaaactgggaTGACACAAACTTTTCAAGTTTCTACATTCCCTGACATTTGCATAGGTACATCTAAGGTCCATATTTATATCTCATTCTTCTTTAGATTCACTTTTCCTAAAACTCTCAGTTCTTGCCGGGTTGATGGATATTGGAGAGCCAAAAGGCAAATATATTCACAGCTATATGCACATGGCTGATAAGGGCTTATGAAGAAACTCTCCCAAGAGTTTTAGCACAAGAAAGACACCAAGAGATATaataccacaattttttaatacaaaatccTACAATTATAGAATCTCTGGACTTGGTCCAGAAGGTACTGCCAATCACATCTCATAAATTACCTTTTGCTTAAAGTAAGACCTATCCTTCGTTTCTTTGTCATCCTATACATACGTCTTAATTTCTTcaccctttttcatttctttctttttctctaagtcATCTGTacttttatatttccttattttccttattcttggTTGCTTAGGAGGTATGAGCAGTTTCCCTACCAATAATCCTTaagtatgtaattatatattccTAATTATATGGGTTTTTTCATCCAAATGCATCCTCTTTTACCTTTCAGCAATAATTTCTGAAGTATATACGTAACTCCATTAATACCTCTTAAGATTCTAAGTTTTAGGATACTCGGATACCTACACAAGTACAGTCCTTAACTTTATGGGAGATGGAGAACAAACTTTATGGGAGTTTAAGGAGAACAAACACAAATATCAATGACTTACATTTGTAGTGAGTATTACAAAGAAATGCAATGGTTTTtagaaatcaaatatatttaatctaCACAGGATGGTTTTTATTTTGATCACTAAGAGAATACGAATATTATAATCTATTGTTATAATATGGAGAGTTAATCACAATATGCTGTTGAAAAATCTTTTATATATGGAATTTTGATATTATCTACTGGccaataacattttctttccttatttattcatttatgacaTGTATTGTGCACTATGATAGACTTGTGAAAGAAGAGAAGCAACATTATCgtttactgaatatttacacATAATAGATTAACACTGAATAAAAGATTATAAAACctcaattattttataattattttatacctCAAATTTCTCTGAGAAGTTAGTATTACAAATTGCAATTTCATAGATGAACTGGGATTCAagaatttaagtaacttgctccaAATCATCTTGTCAGTGGCTCAATTagagtttaaattttgttttacagAATCCAAAGGCCATATTCCTTCCACTGGGCCATGTTGCTTCCtaactaaaactaaaattatcAGATAATGTGATATGTTCTTACACAGAGGCCTGAACAAGATGCTTCTCAGTATACATGACACCCTTCATAGTTTTCAGCTTCACAGACCATGTGCTAAGGACTTTAGGGCAGTGCTCCTCAAATTATCTTTGGTAAAGGACCAGGGTTGTTTTTCTCAAATCCTTCATGGACTGATGCTTTAGAAAACATGAAATCATACGCTTGGGTTTTGCTGTGATGTGAAGTCTCTGGAGAAATTTCTAAAAACTTCTTCTCAGATTCAAAACCTAACATGATGCAAACTGGTAACAGACAGTTAATGGACCTGCACCTCTGTATGGACCATTTTCCTTGGCTTCAGGGAGTCCTAATATGAATAGGTGACAATCCCTGCTTTCAAAAAGCTTATAGCATCCCAGGTGAGTTAACACAGTACTCAGTTTACTAAAATACAAGAAATCCTAAAAAATATATGTTGGTAGTATGAAGCAAGACATGAAATTATTAATAAACCCTGAAGACAAGTGTTTTCAAGAGATAGGGAGTCAGTAGGAAGGGTCCGTTTGCCGGAATAAGGCTTGTAGTCTTGAAAGTCGTTGGAATTGTAGAGAAGCAATGAAGAGTTTGTGTAATTGGAGACAGGGAATATTAATTTCAGGTTGATTTCTGTTACCTCTGTTCACCAGTCTTGTATCTTTTGAAAAACATCATCATAGCATCTACCCTGGGAAGAAGCAGAGGGTGACTCAGTGCAGAGAAAACTTGGTGGTTATGCTGGCAATATAAATTCTAGTAGTCATAAAGCAAGATTTCATAGATGTGGtcaacatttaaataatattgaagATGAATATGTTCCCAGAGGTAGGGACTGGGAAGGAGGAAAATGACCCTCCTCTGGATGAAGATTATAGGCTTGCAAGATTTTTCACTAGTGATTATTATTTTGATGTGACTAGGGTCAAATCATGCTAGATTTGAATCAAAAATCAGAAAGTTTGGGGCTGAATTTATATTACTCTGGTTGACTGTTTTGTGTCTCCTGAGTTACAGAGCACCAACCCTGGGAGGAAGCAGAGGTTCATAAAAACAGAGACAACACAGTGATAAGAATAACTctgtataaggagttcccatcatggctcagtgattaatgaatccgactaggaaccatgaggttgtgggttcggtccctgcccttgctcagtgggttaacgatccagcattgtcgtgagctgtggtgtaggttgcagacgcggctcggatcccacgttgctgtggctctggcgtaggccagtggctacagctccgattagacccctagcctgggaatctccatatgccgcgggggcggcccaaagaaatagcaaaaagaccaaaaaaaaaaaagaataactctaTATAAAAGCCactcatttttgtgtgtgaacaCCTTTTAGAGGCCATAAAAACATAAGTTCACTTTTAATTCTAACAGCCTAGTGGAAATAGGCTTTCATAATTTTGATCTCTCtcctttaaattcatttaaataattatcataATTCATATTTTTCCTATTGCCTTCCATCAGGTAGCAAGAGTAAGAAAGCCCATGGATGGAGCAAATCATTCTGTGGTGTCAGAGTTTGTGTTCCTGGGACTCACCAGCTCCTGGGAAATACAACTTCTCCTCTTTGTGTTCACCTCCACATTTTATGTGGCAAGCATGATGGGAAACTCCCTCATTTTGCTCACTGTGACTTCTGACCCTCACTTACACTCGCCCATGTACTTTCTGTTAGCCAACCTCTCCTTCATTGACCTAGGAGCTGCTTCTGTTGCTTCTCCCAGGATGGTTTATGACCTTTTCAGGAAACGTAAAGTCATCTCCTTCAGTGGCTGCATCACTCAAATCTTCTTCATCCACGTCATTGGTGGTGTGGAGGGAGTGGTGCTCCTCGCCATGGCCTTTGACAGATATGTTGCCATATGTAAACCTCTCCATTATCTCACCATCATGAGCCCAAGAATGTGTATCTCCTTTCTAGTGGCTGCCTGGATGACTGGCCTTATCCACTCCACAGTTCAGCTGGCTTTTGTGGTAAACTTACCCTTCTGTGGGCCTAATGTGTTGGACAGCTTTTA
Encoded proteins:
- the LOC125119322 gene encoding olfactory receptor 4F3/4F16/4F29-like, which gives rise to MDGANHSVVSEFVFLGLTSSWEIQLLLFVFTSTFYVASMMGNSLILLTVTSDPHLHSPMYFLLANLSFIDLGAASVASPRMVYDLFRKRKVISFSGCITQIFFIHVIGGVEGVVLLAMAFDRYVAICKPLHYLTIMSPRMCISFLVAAWMTGLIHSTVQLAFVVNLPFCGPNVLDSFYCDLPRFLKLACTDTYQLESMVMANSGFISVGFFIIVIISYIVIILTVQKHSSAGSSKALSTLSAHITVVVLTFGPFIFFYTYPSPSISLDKFLAIFDAVLTPFLNPVIYTFKNQEMKVAMKRVCKQLVSYRKIS